The following DNA comes from Triticum aestivum cultivar Chinese Spring chromosome 3D, IWGSC CS RefSeq v2.1, whole genome shotgun sequence.
ggtaatgatcatcactataagccttgcaagcaatgtgacgagtaaagagacttgcgggtaacgagattgaactaggtatgatgataccaacgatcgaatctcgggcaagtaacataccgatgacaaagggaacaacgtatgtttatacgcggtttgaccgataaagatcatcgtagaatatgtaggagccaatatgaacatccaggttccgctattggttattgaccggagatgtgtctcggtcatgtttacatagttctcgaacccatagggtccgcacgcttaacgttcgatgacgatttgtattatgagttatgtgatttgatgaccgaagattgttcggagtcccggatgagatcacgaacatgatgaggagtctcaaaatggccgagacataaatattgatatattggacgatattaTTTGGGCACCGGATGAGTTCCGTGAGGTAccagataattatcggagtgccggagggttatcggaacccccgggggaactaatgggccttgatgggccttagtggggagagaggaagggccacaaggggctggccgccccccccccttggtccgaattggactaggggaagggggcggcgcccccctttccttcccttccccctcttcgttccttcttcccactttcctccaggtggaatcctactaggacttggagtcctagtaggactccctcctcctAGTGCGCCCTACAGGGCCAgctggcctccccctcccctcctttatatacgtgggcagtggggcaccctagaacacacaagtttctcttaaccgtgtgcggtgcccccctccacagttacacacctcgatcatatcatcgtagtgcttaggcaaagccctgcgctggtaacttcatcatcaccgtcgccacgccgtcgtgctgacggaactctccctcgaccttaactggatcaagagttcgagggacgtcatcgagctgaacgtgtgctgaacgcggaggtgttgtacgttcggtgcttggatcagttggatcgcgaagacgttcgactacatcaaccgcgttactaaacgcttccgctttcgatctaggagggtacgtggacatactctccccgctcgttactatgcatctcctagatagatcctgcgtgatcgtaggtaaaaaatttgaaatactgcgttccccaacagccgcACCATAGCACCGGACGCCCTGTGACCCATTTCGGGGTTTACCTCCGACTATGAGCCTGATTCTGTGGGGATGAGGCACCACCGAAGGGGTTGCGCCGCCACCCCAGAGTTGGGCGCCAGACGGTGATCACTGTGTTCAACATGCCATGGTCACACGCCTCGAGCCACCAGCCCTAGAAAATTCGAGTGTCATTTAAGCCGACACAAATGGATTCCCACCAGATTGAGCCCGGCCGCAGTCGGGCGCACTCCTCCCTGGAGCAGCGGAGAGCCATGTGTACGGCCATCTCCTCCTCATCCACGCATGGGATGAGGTCCCAATCGATGGATTGGGAGAGCTCCGAGTCAGTCGGTTGCCCGTCATGCTGGAGAAGGTTGAAGATCGCCAGAACGAAGCTTGGAGCGGAGTGGTGAGTCTAGGGACTCGTCCAGGATGCGGATATGGACGAATGTATGTGGGGACGAGGTGGACCAGTGTGGCCGGTTCTGATGTGGCAAACGTGCCCGGGCGCGTCTGCACCTCCCCATATCTGCCCAGATATGggatggatatgaggggtgccggtcaacaGTGTCGGTATGAGGGGTGCGGCTAGGTTAAGATTTCATGACCGGCCACTAACCGGGCAATCCGCATGAACGTGTTAGGAGCATTTGAGGCCtacgactgtagatgctcttagcttAGCTAGCTGGAGACCACAGAGCAAGCATCGAGCGGGCAGGAATAGTTAACCAGATGGGCAGGGTGGGGCTGTAGGTGGTGTTTTGGCGGGCGGCGTCATCGCAGATGGTGTGGGAGCTAGGAGGCCCACCACCAGCTGTCAGCGTCGGCCAAGGAGACGGTGGCCACCACGCAGATGCACCCTAGCGGCTCCAACGGGGGGCACGACTTGTCGTGGCAGCAGCAAGGGTGTGTGGCGAGTGGTGGCGACATGCCCCTCCAGGGAGCGACATCTCGTGTGGCCCTCAGGGCATCTCCAATGgttgtaagatagttgttggtaGACTTTGCCACATAGGATTTTTTATGATGTGTCATAAATAAATGAGGGGGGAGAGGAAGGTTGTATGAACATGAACCAACACCCCTTGCACAAGCTCCAATGTATAATGAGAGAGCACCTTATTTATTATCTCACATCCTATTGAGCAAACTAGATACAACCCATTGGAGTTGCTGTATGTTaaggtgttggttgatgacatggcatattttaccaacaagctaacatataaactgttggagatgccctcatGGTGGTGGCTTGCCGCAGTCCTGCTACGATGCCTGGACACCTCCTGTACATCTGGCGCCTTTCTCCTGTAGGGGTGGCCCCGGCCCAACAGTGTGTCCTTAGCACTTGTCGTTGTCGTAGTCATTGCCATCGAAGTCGTGGCGCGCGTCGGCCTGGGGGAAGCTGTTgcagctcgaggagaccttcggaGCGAGGCGGAGGCCACGGTTTTGCCGTCCTCCACACTAGCGGTCTAGGTAGCCGGCTTCGTGAGTGGGAGTGAGTGATTgtagtcggaggaggaggagggcggcccACTCGGGCTCGAGTGCGAGGAGCGAGGCGATAACGGCGTCCAATCTTCCACTCAGTCCATGTGCACCAGTAAGTCGTAGCAGTgcacgtcgggcggcggcggcacgtTGCGGTCCGAAGGTGAGGAGCTGAGTATCTCTTTGACCCGGTCGGCACCCCTATTCAGCACCCAAAGCGCAGCTTCGTCGGGATGTGGGCAATGTCCCACACTCACAGCCAGCACACGAAGGTCTTCATGTGGCCACACTCGTGTGTGCGGCTTGCGAGGAGGTCGACGCGGCCAAAATCGCCGAACACCTCCTTTACGCCTTCCGGGGACTAGAACTGCATTGGTAGGTCCTCGACGATGACGATAACATGCAGGGTGAGCTTGAGGATTGTCGTGTGGTCTTCCCCGTTCCATGCCCCGACGAAGAACTTGGCGTCGTCTACCTTGATGATGTCGCGATGCAGGGCATTGTCACAGTGCGCCGACAGATCCAAGTGCACTAGGAAGGCCCCCGGGTGGTGCGTCATGACGCGTAGCTGGTGCGGCGGGGTACAAAGCTGCTCCTCGATCGCCTTGCCCATAGCCAAGGGGTTGGTGGCGTGTGTTTTCGCGGCAAACAGGGTAGTCGCGTGTTTCCACATAATGAACTCGGCGTGCTCCAGAGCGGGGGAGATGACCACCATCTTGTGGCTGGTGCGTGGGCACCTCGACGAGTCGGTGTGGAGGAAGCGGTCCATGGCCGAAGTAGGGGCGGGTGGAGGCGACGACGGAGGGGATCTAAGGCGCTCTTGAACCAACTCCCTAGGTTGCACCAGACCAAGCCTAGCACAGGGCAGCCCCTCCCGGGCCATCATTTCTAGGATTTTGAGGGCACTCTCTACCGAAACGCCCCAGCACCTCGCAAATGATTTAGCACGTACAGGGGATCACGACAGTCTTTTCTGTGGTGGTCTTTGCTGACGCAACAAAAACACCTACCCTTGAAGTGGCTTAAGAAGGCCTCGCGATCAGGCACGACATTAATGTCCTGACGCCTGTCCGAGCGGCACAACTGCGAACGCGTGCTAATATCCGATGGCTCCTTGCTTGCACGCATGTTTCTTCGAGATTGGACCTTCGTCCATCCCTCCCACTCGCCCGAAGAGGAAATGTCGACCGGGAGGGAGGGGTGACCACGACGGATTCCAGGCACTGCTGCTCAATCTGGGGCGACGCACCCATATCCGATGGACCGCATGAGCGCACGGCATGGGATGGCTCTCCCTATAGCAGGATTCGCAACGACGAGGCCGGATCTACCACAGACACAGGCGTAAACGAGTCTAGGGCCTACGTCAGACCGTTGGGCAAGGACGAGCTTGCACGGGGTATGCCACATAAGTAAAAAAGATGACCGTCAGACCATTGAGTAAcgtacatgccacataagcaaaaagaTGATGTGTCGTGAATTCAATGAGGATAgagacaaatagagtaacataatatgttaccatcacatagcgctttccaatgcaaaatgagtctataaaCTAACAAATGAATATATGTACGTAACAGATGttagttactccccactatgacagTACAACTTTGTATTGTCCAGCAACATTTATTATGAGATGGTGGAGTACGAATAAGAAATAACTGACCTAACTCCTAAGTTGACTTTAACAACCATTCAGTCTGAACAATGAAATTTTGTGCTGAGTGCAAATGGATGAAAAATGTCTTGATCACAAGGCAACAGATGTCAACCAAAAAATAAATTCTAAATTGGTTAAGCTAGTCATTGCTGATACATTTATTTGTTTTATGGATGCAAGACTTCGCAACCTTTCTCTGAACAAAATGTCCTCACATGCATACGGAAGCAGGCAGCCTGCATAACTGCAGCTCAATTTTGCCTGATCGTACACACTGGGGAAGTAGTAATTTCTTTGCACGCGGAAGACTCTTATCATAGCCATGTGAGTTGGCTAATCATGGCAGTGTGAACTGGCTGCATATAATTCAGTTTTGCGGCATGCACGAACCTCTTTTAGAGTGGgagtaatatactccctccgttcctaaatataagtctttatagagattccactatgaactacatacggatgtatatagatgcattttaagtatgTCATTccctagtgaaatctctacaaagacttacatttaggaacggagggagtaggtagtaACACAGATGTCAcataagaaaaaatatgatatgaaaaataattaaagaagagagacaAATGGGAtgacataatatgttaccatcacataacgCTTTTCAATGAAAAATGACTCTAGAAAACAATAAATGAAGGTATTTATGCTATCAcacatatgacactacccactatgacgatagtaacatagactagtaagaccaactccaatggggcgacccattttgtccgcggccgtccgtttgggccggcgcggacacaaaaggcggcccaacgcgtcgacccaaacggacgcgtgtCCGTTTTTCGTCCACGAACGACCCATTCTCGGCCCATTTTTGAGCcagatttgcgtcggcgcggacacgcgacggacgcgcgcTTGCCTACTCCTGACCCCGGGCCCGCTGAtctgtggcacattggcctcccctCTCACCCCGGGCCAACAAGCAACCCTCGCCGCCTCCTCTGTCGCCGATGCCGCCGCCCATTTTTgccggcgactcttccagctgccgccgcctccacatccgcccagcaacgccgcccctccccccatcgccctccgccgccgttttgccgccggccccaccgcacagccgcccgcgaccaagaagccgcctcgccgcccctgccacatccgaccggcacgctcgtcggacgccggcagggcagctagcGGGTCTGTGGGCGCCGCGactcccctcgccggccgtctccttcttcaacgcccgcaagctgtttgacagtttgccaaggtacgaaatGGACTCCGCTgacgagttcttttttcacaatttcctttgtaactccgacgattcgtcgtccgacgacgaagaggagatattgactgccgtgttggtccatcaccacctcaacagccagcggccgttgttccgtggctccattccgggccaccttccggcgttgaatagCAACTGTTCGGTAacctgctaatacttggagcacgcagaaactgtgggaggtgatgactgtcacacaatatgatcgtagaagacgagtgcccggaacgtctgtacgatcaaggctttcagtttcagagtgagaatgttgtgcctgagcatggagtagcggcaacatttgagcagttcactcaATTTCATGAAggcatgcgtgattgggaaactcacgtgcaactgcaaaatgatttggttgagtataTGTAGGCTTATGTTGGCATATCTTCTTctattcgtttgcaaaactatgtgaaacatttttatttatatttgccttgtaaaactatactatttatttgggcggCCAGACTATTTGGCTTATAAAACATTTTAATTTAACAATATGTTGAACACAAATCAATGTAAAATTGGACGGCTAGCCGGCCACGCCagcacatatgggtcggcgcgttgggctcGCTGCCGACCCATATCAAAAACAGGGCGGACGCCGAGCAGGCGgccaacccaaacggacaaaaagcggacgaaatcgccgtccgttttggtcagcccgttggagttgctctaatataTATATGTTATTAGTCTTAAGTTACTACTGACCACATGGTTGCCCAGATCTCAGGAGCACAAGTAGTGCACAATACCTGATACACCGAGTGACACGCTTACGTCCACCTTTACACGGCTGTACGGCTTGCATGGATCTCAGGTGACGTTTGGATTTTCCCGATATAAATTACAACTAAATGTAGTTCGAGCATTTCGAAACTTGAACACAGATCAATGAATTGTGTTCTAGTATAATTCGAGTTTAAATTACATAGTTTGAACTACCAACCAATTATCGAGTTTGAATCTGAAAAacagaaatactccctctgtaaagaaatatagagcatttagataactactttagtgatcggtgatctaaatgctcttatttctttaggggggggggggggggggggttacaaaTTATGAAAATTCAGTGTTCCAAATATAAACTTTGAAAGTTGGACATGCCGGATTTTAGATTATTGGCATCTAAATTTCCAAATTTCACAATTGCGATATAAATTTCAAGATTTCGGATTTCCAAATATAAATTTAGAGTTCAAGTATGTAGATAAAGGAATATTCTAATTTAAATTTAGGTTCAAAATTTAAGCTTacccccaacttgcttgggacaaaaggttttgttgttgctgttgttgaaaATTTGAAACTAGCTTCGAAACATGTGATAAACGTACAACAATAAAGGTTCATTTGTCACAGCGATACGAATGGAAACTGTTTCTCTACGGGAAGGTTGTTTTACCAAACAACTTGCTACATAAGATTGCAAAGAATACACGATAATTATCAGAAGATTCCGCCAAACAAACCCTCCCTTATGCAAATTTGGTTCATTTAATTCAAACTACTAACAACATGCAAAGAGAAATACGAGTGTGACATAGCCTGATCTTATTGCCTGTCTTTCAAGTGTCTACGTTGACGAATAGTTCAATTCTCAGTTGAAGAATTATACTGTGTAGTAGGCACGCTCAAGTGCCCATGCACTGGCCCAGTTCCTAAATGAACATACTCcattttgttttgcagaaaaggagaACAGTGGTATGCACAAGTTAGGTGCAAGGTGCAGCGATCTAACTACTGAGAAAATAGCGTGCTCTTACAACAATAATGCAGCAATGCACTGCGCATGCACATACAGTCTTGATAGAAATGGAAAAAACTTCAGCCAGCTACTTCACTTTCCGAATTCTGAAGTTACCAAACAAACCTGGTCGATTATGATTTCTTGGCTGTTGACCAGCTTAATCACATAAGCCGACATGAGCAAATGAAATTTCAAAGCTCCAGAATATCAAGCAAATTATTAAGTGAATCCGCATCATCTCTCTTCCCTTCTGATCTCCGATGTGAAACTGAAAAATTCTTTTGCTGACAAAGCTCTGAAAGAGAACATAACATGCAAGGGAAGCATCAACGACATTGGCTATAAGTTGGAAAACAAGTAATTTGTCACCTATTCATTACTGAGAGTAGAAATCTGGAAACGTAGTTATCCAAAAATTTAACTTTACCTTCGAGCAATGGTGATGCATTCTCTGTCTACAAAACCAATCAAGATTCCTCCATCCTGATGATTAACATGTTCTGAAACTACAGGAACTTGGTCTACTCCATGAGAATCCATGATCTTTTCAGCAGCAGTAAGTGGCATCTGAGGTGTCACGGACCATATTTTACATCTAACGGCTCCACAAACATTAGATACCAGACATTCATCTACCTGTTCCAGCATGACCAGAAATGAGTAATGAAATATAAGAACCACATCAAGCTAAATAAACTTAACACCCTTTGGATTACGGGTTACCATTTGACCTCTAAACGAAATAAGAAACCCATATTTTTCTCTGTTTATAGAGAAGAGTTTGAAGTAAGCAGGAACCACAAGAAACTCGGTGTTGAGAGATATGacaaatatattactccctccgatctactaaatcagtgacaattaatatggatcagagggagtaaacCTATTGGACTTGGGAGAGGTGCAACCAAAGGACTATTGTATTAATTCCAATCAGACTGGATCCTACCTTCACTGAGGGAGGCCAGGCGGGGAACCAAAAACTACGCCCTCTGTTTCTTTTTGTATGGCGTGTTTTTTATTGGTTATAAACAAGACTTTGACCAATAATTACTCGGTTAATAAGTGGTTTATAGTGATACAAAATCACAATCATAAATATTTGTAAATACGAAACTAATAACATCAATTTTATATCACACAAATTACATACAAATAGTGTAATTGTTGGTAAAAGCCTTGTCTTAAACCAATCAAAATTCGCCCTACAAAAGAAAGAGAGGGATCGTCCAACCCAAGTAATCCAGCAATACGCAATCTCATCCAACCAAGATACAAATAATTAGGGCGCCAGAGAGTATTAGAACCTAGGTTATTCTTTAGCACAAGACTTTTGTATAGGGCAAGGATCTAAAGGTACTAAGGTTCAAGCAGGTTGTGAGAGAGAATGCAAATCCTTGCACTCTTTTGGGGTTGTGGCTAAGGAATTTGCAGATGGCAACGTcaaaaaatttctattgtcctgATTATTCCATCACAGATTGAGAGACCAAAAGTGGTCAAGGACTTGAGTTCCAGGGACTAATTAATTTGTGCAGAATATATAtgatatgttcagatccataacaAAAATAGGATTCTTCATATTTGATAGTCTGTTAGCTGCTATGTGATGGTTTGTGAGTTGTTCCTTTGATGTATCTGAACTTTGACGTGGTTTACAGGGTTAGACTGAGTATGTCTTCTTTTGGTTCTGCATCCAAAATAGCCATATGGATGCAAAACTTCGGACACTAGGTATCTGCCATGAAACTGGGGCATCGGGTGCTCTGTTACTTGGAAATCAAAAAGGACAGAACAGAAGTGTGCACAAATAAGAAAAGTATGTCTTCCCATAAACTAAAACATCAAGGTTATACAAATAGAGAAAATGAACCAGTGGAAAATGGTGGTAATTCTCACCTCAGGTTGCATCCTGGTACTTTTTACATTTTTGCAGAAATCCTGGAAATCTTTGACTGTTAGCAAGCCTAAAAGAGATTTATTTCTCTCAGTTATCATAACAAATGGTTGCTTCTCCACAAGCATAAGATTTAGTGCCTCAACTACTGGAGTTTTCAATGAGACAGAAATATATCTCGTTTTCATAGTCTCTGCAACAGTAAGATTTTCCAGCACGTTATCATCTCTGACATCATAGACACAAAGCGAGCTTTCTAGTTTACATAATTCTGCCGTAGCATCAACACTATCCACAGAAGTGAGTTGTTGGGTTTGAGTGGGCACATTTTTTGCCTCTTCAATGGTGCTTGTTTTCTCCTCCAATGAATCCAGCTTACCCTTACTGCTGGTAGAGAACCTTTGAGAAGAAGCGATCCAAGATGATAGTCCAACAGCACCAAGCAAAGGCAGAACTATACGATAGTCCTGCGTTAGTTCAAACAGTAGGAGGACAGATGTCAGAGGCACCTTGCATACACCAGCAAGTGTAGCTGCCATACCAACCTGCAAAGATAGAAACAAAGGGAAACAAACATGAGCAATGATAATACTGCTTGCATAATATCTTCATCAGTGTAACAGCACACAAAAGGAAAAACGTTAAAACTTGAAAACCGCTGAGCAGTGACTACAAAACAAGCCCAAGAGATGGAAATGCCACCACATAGTTACAATATCATTAACACTACAAAAGCATACAAAGAGACATCAAACTTCTCCCTCTGTTGCAAAAATGGAAGGCAGGGTTTAACTTGGCATGATCTGCAAAACTGAACAGTGGCCATTTGTTTCTTTGGAAGTATTTGTTGATAACTACATAAATAATGATCATACACAAATGTTATAAAATACGAATCTAACAGTATCACTTTTCTGTAATTAAATTTAAATATGTATATTGCTGGACTAATTGGTggtcaaattttacaaagtttaATTATTGAGATGTACTGGTGCTTTCCAAAAATTAACGGAAGGAGTAGTTGAGAAGAAGAAAGGTAAGAATATGCTGATGGGCATTACCAGACCATATGCTTGAGGTGACGCTACGTCTAGGAAGGGGACATGAAACAGTGCTTCAGAGCCAGTAAATGTAAACCTCATGAACTTGCCATATGCCATGCCTGTAGCTGCACCAATAAAAAGGGATGGTGCATAATAACCTCCAACCAATCCAAAAGCCCTGCACAAAGACGTCGCCAATATTTTTACTCCAATGAGCTGAACCAACACTGGTGCTGAGAGACCACTTGTAAATGGCCGCGATTCCAGTAAAATATCAACATTCTCAAAGCCCCAATAGAGAACTTCAGGGTATACAAGAGCGAGAAGACCAACAATAAGGCCACCTAAGGCAGGGGATACAGCCATCGGCAATCCTGTTGTCTTTTGTAAGCGTTCAACCACGTCCATAGTTAGTGCTGTACACCTAGATAGGGTGATTGACACCACTCCACAAAACACGCCCAGCAAGAGATATAGAGGAAGTTCTGACATTTATGAAGTCATGTAAATATCCTCATACTTTCAATCTCTGGAGCACGAAAAACAAAATGTAAAATGAGAGTACCATTAAAAGTTACTGAGACCAGCCTACCATACCATCTGGAAGATTGTATAGGATATGAGGCCAAACAAATTGCAGAACAGCAGGTTGCTTTAGGAGCATCAGGTAGTTCAAGAGCAAAAATGCGCAGGATTTGTTGGTGTCCTATTTTAGTAATTTTCAGCTGGTACAGTACATGACTTAGCAAATGGCTGCACCAGTTGCTGACTGATGGATGGTGTCTGGCATTGTCCTTGACCTTCTGGCTTTCATTTTTGCTTTTGATGACTATTTGGATACTTGTAAACCTTGCAATAATCTATTGAGGGATGTGTGCATGGATTGATGCCGAGGCTGGGGATTTCTACcctctttttgaaagaaaaagaaacaaaacatgACTTATTTCATTTCAACATATGAAGTTATTTGGGAAATGTTATTGGTGGGAACAAGTTAAAACAGCAGATACTTCATCATAAGAAATTGTGAAGCATAAGAACCAATATTGCAGGATGCCAGGAAGTACTTCATATTCATAAACAGAACTAAAAATCTCAAATATAACAGACATTAAGTACCTGTTGGGGAGCGAAAATCATATTCTGGAACAGTGAAAGCAGGATCAGAACCAAGACCAATCTCTGAAATAACAGATGCTATCACTGCACTGAGGATCACCATAGGTGTTGAGTTGGAAAGGGATGAAGAATCGCCAGATGAAGGCCACAAAACAGACTCCACCGCAAAAAAACACCCAGCAACAGCAGCATTAAAACCTAAAAAGGAAATCACCTGAAATATAAGTAAAATGGAATCAGAAAGCAGAAGACATGGAATATTTTTACTTTACCATTGGACATGTTGACCATATCAGAGTACTCATAACAGGTGAATCCTTTTCGAAAAACAATAACAGGTGAATCACATACTTGCGGCTGGGTAAAGTTACATGACGGAGGAACATGTCCCTAAAATTCCACCAACGCATGCAACTAAGTTATATGTGGACAAAACTATCTATAGGGAACTGATTTTTTTTATGACAAGTTACCCTGTTAGTTTAAAATTATTTTGATATAAGCATGAAGATATCAAGCAAATTATGACATGCTTACCCGATGGTTAATCCATCATATTGATGGAACATACCTTGCAACAAAATATATGAACGATTGAGGATGTAGAACTTACCAGATGCAATGCCAGCTGCTGACCCAGCTGCCACAAGAGACAGCTTTTTTCCGCCTTCCCACCCAAACACATTTCCAAATCCTTTCGCTATAGCAGAACCTATTTCCACACTGGGTCCCTCAGGCCCCAGAGAGTTGCCAGTTCCGAGAGTGAAAGATGCCGCCACAGCTTTCAAGAATGGCCTAAACACACCTTTTATATTAGAAACAGAGCCATCTGAGTTTGTTTTGATAGAACTTCTTAGCGTATTCAGCCCTCCAACTATGATGCCTCCACTGACGGGAACAAATATCACTCTCTGCCAAATTTCAGCGGTGGGTTCTTCCCTCAGCCACGAAGCGCCTCGCAGTGGTATGCCATCCCAAAGCAGGTCACGTATTTCATGAACCTATGGTAAAAAAAATTACATCCAAAGAAGCAATAACAGGTACTTAAACTAACAACGTGAATATTTAAAAGTGATTCCCATCATTAGCAAAATGCAACAAGGTGCTTAAACTTTCAAATTGTATCATTCCAACTTAAGACCTGGAGCTTCAAGCTCACTCAGCATTTGGTGGACACCTACAGAATTCGGAATTGGAACCTAGCCAAAGATAGGGTGCCGCATCCTGTACTGTAACGTAACACGTGTCGCAATATACTGAACGTTTTCAGCCTAAGGCCATGTTGGTCAGGTACTCAGGGGGACTAGAGGGGAGGCACGAGAGAAATCAGAGAAATACTGATTTGGAGTTATGCTGCTTGTTTTATTTATTGGCACAGCTCCCTCTTATATATAGGTGGCAGCCTAAACAGATACTCTGACCTCCAGAAGCCTCTTTTGTGATTGTATCATCTAGATACATGGCGATGAATCAATAAAAGCTTCCATTTCCAAAagatcaaaacaaaaacaaaaaagatacTCTGACCCAACTTCATAACAGTTTGAAACATTACTTGAACCTTATAGGTTTTAGGTATCTTTCAACATAGCAAGCCATCAAATTGATGTGACGAATCCATGGTCTGACACCTAGCTGTGCAGTGTCATGTCCAGCTAGGACATGGTTGTTTCCATACTGGTAGGCAGCTAGGCCCACCACCCTTGGCATCGTGTCTCAGCTGGACACGGCTGCACAATTGCAGCCTGCTCCTTGTCGATCCGAACATGACATGAGGCTATCCTGAGTTTGAGTTGAAAGAAATTGCTAGCCCCCCTGAGCTATATGTTGGAGATATGAGCAATGCTTCGAAGGTATTGTTCATTCCTATATCCAGCATCAATATCCATCCAAACTTATGAATGAAAAACAAATCAAGCTAGAACTTTGCAGGTAGGAAGGTGACATCGTTTTTTTAGGTGGTGAAGGCAGCCCTCATTTTCAAGGGGAGGAGGCTAATTTTCGATATGACGAACTAAATCGTGGATACACGAAGTTCAATTACTTGACAGAATAAAACGCAGGTGACTGAGCTATAATGAGTGCTTCTGATTACCTTCCACGAAATAGCTTCTGACGTGAGCATGGTTG
Coding sequences within:
- the LOC123078872 gene encoding chloride channel protein CLC-e isoform X2, with protein sequence MLTSEAISWKVHEIRDLLWDGIPLRGASWLREEPTAEIWQRVIFVPVSGGIIVGGLNTLRSSIKTNSDGSVSNIKGVFRPFLKAVAASFTLGTGNSLGPEGPSVEIGSAIAKGFGNVFGWEGGKKLSLVAAGSAAGIASGFNAAVAGCFFAVESVLWPSSGDSSSLSNSTPMVILSAVIASVISEIGLGSDPAFTVPEYDFRSPTELPLYLLLGVFCGVVSITLSRCTALTMDVVERLQKTTGLPMAVSPALGGLIVGLLALVYPEVLYWGFENVDILLESRPFTSGLSAPVLVQLIGVKILATSLCRAFGLVGGYYAPSLFIGAATGMAYGKFMRFTFTGSEALFHVPFLDVASPQAYGLVGMAATLAGVCKVPLTSVLLLFELTQDYRIVLPLLGAVGLSSWIASSQRFSTSSKGKLDSLEEKTSTIEEAKNVPTQTQQLTSVDSVDATAELCKLESSLCVYDVRDDNVLENLTVAETMKTRYISVSLKTPVVEALNLMLVEKQPFVMITERNKSLLGLLTVKDFQDFCKNVKSTRMQPEVDECLVSNVCGAVRCKIWSVTPQMPLTAAEKIMDSHGVDQVPVVSEHVNHQDGGILIGFVDRECITIARRALSAKEFFSFTSEIRREER
- the LOC123078872 gene encoding chloride channel protein CLC-e isoform X1, whose amino-acid sequence is MAPAATPCSPRLLLASSASPPPLFRVAVRPLLPGSRRGGVRLRVRCGAADEEAEVRRGEQVKASVEEMAPGLDLVTLAACLVGLLTGVSVVLFNLSVHEIRDLLWDGIPLRGASWLREEPTAEIWQRVIFVPVSGGIIVGGLNTLRSSIKTNSDGSVSNIKGVFRPFLKAVAASFTLGTGNSLGPEGPSVEIGSAIAKGFGNVFGWEGGKKLSLVAAGSAAGIASGFNAAVAGCFFAVESVLWPSSGDSSSLSNSTPMVILSAVIASVISEIGLGSDPAFTVPEYDFRSPTELPLYLLLGVFCGVVSITLSRCTALTMDVVERLQKTTGLPMAVSPALGGLIVGLLALVYPEVLYWGFENVDILLESRPFTSGLSAPVLVQLIGVKILATSLCRAFGLVGGYYAPSLFIGAATGMAYGKFMRFTFTGSEALFHVPFLDVASPQAYGLVGMAATLAGVCKVPLTSVLLLFELTQDYRIVLPLLGAVGLSSWIASSQRFSTSSKGKLDSLEEKTSTIEEAKNVPTQTQQLTSVDSVDATAELCKLESSLCVYDVRDDNVLENLTVAETMKTRYISVSLKTPVVEALNLMLVEKQPFVMITERNKSLLGLLTVKDFQDFCKNVKSTRMQPEVDECLVSNVCGAVRCKIWSVTPQMPLTAAEKIMDSHGVDQVPVVSEHVNHQDGGILIGFVDRECITIARRALSAKEFFSFTSEIRREER